The genomic segment ACGATTGCAGGGCCAGCAGTCTTGAGTGATTCGAATGTCGCTCTCGGGGCAGCAAACTATTTTGCAAACTTTAATAAAAAGCATACCGCTGTAACAATTCTTGAAAGATATCTAAGACTTAATAGACCTACTCCTAAAGTATATGCCAAGTATCTTTCGCTGTTGATTGATATTGGTGATTTTGTAAAGTCGAAAAGTGCATTTGAAAAACTAGAGAAAGCACCTAAGTCAGATGTAGACGTTATAGAAGCGATGGGGAAATATCTTATCCTAAATGAGCAGCCAGAAAAGGCATTAGAGCTTTATAAGCAAAGTCATGAAAAATTTAAAGATAACCTTAGATTCTTAGCGATATATGGAAATGTCTTATTAAAGCTTAGGGATATTGAAACACTAAAACCACTTACTGTTATATTATTAGCAAAGAAAGGTGGAGGATCTCCAATTATCTACGCACAGGCTCTAAAGTTTATGGGCTATATTCAAATTGCGCAGAATAAATTCAAAGAAGTTCCTAAGTACTTCAAAGCATCACTTGAGCTCTATGATTCAAGAGAGCTTAAGGAAGTTCTGGCTACATTAGATGTCGGTGGAGATAAGATTGGCGAAGAAATCATTACTAAAAGTAAGATTGATCTATTAATTACCAAATCAAAACGAGAAGTGAGTCTTTTGAATTGGGAGAAAGCTTTTCAGTATGCGATTCAAGCGAGTGACTTGAGTGAAAGTAATCTTGATGCAAAGCTTTATCTCGCAGAACTTCAGTCGAGAAGAGGGTATTATAACTCAGCTATTAGTACATTAAGTAAACTTAGAGAATACTATCCATTAAATATTGATGTAAATTATGAATTGCTTATGGCCAACTTAAGAGCTTACCGCGTCGGTGAAGTTAAGAGGCTTATTCAGAGTTTCTCTACAATTAAAACATTTCAGGATTCTTTTGAATACCTCGCTGTTCTTGGTCATTATTATAACTTAATTGGAAACGATAAACTTGCCTTTGATCGATATCAAGGAGCTTTACAGAAGAATCCTCTTCGAGATGATATTTACTTTGAAATGGCTAAGATTGCTTTCTCTTTGAAGAAGTTTGCTCGCTGTAAGGAATTCCTTGGAGAGGCGATGAAGCTTGATCCATTTAATTATGACTATAAGATTCTATATTCTCGAGTGATATTTGAAATGGATGACGTTACAACAGCAATAGGTTATCTACGTAACGAATTAGAGAAGTCAGTGGATAATCCAAAGCTTGTTGGACAAATTGCAATTTTTTACTTTAGGGATCAAAATTTTGCTGAATACAAATTGTATCGTGAAAAACTAGAGCGACTTTCGAAATCTGACGAGTCACTTTATGAATATCTTGTTGAGTCAGCAGAATTAGAAAAAGACTTTAAGGCGATTGTTGAAAATGCAGAAAAGTTGCTACTTGTAGCACCTGGAAAAATTGATATAAGGATGAAGCTAGCATCAGCTTATACTGAACTTGGTAAATACTCAGATGCGATAAGAATTTTAAACTCAGTTGAAGAGAGACTTAGTGCTTATCCAAGAGTTAATTACTACAAAGCTAATATTTTCCTAAAGCAAAATGATTTAAAATCAGCAGAAGAGGCCGCTAAAAAAGAAATTGAAGTTAATTCTGGATCACATCTTGGTTACTACATTCTTGGAAAGATATACATGCAGGCTAAAGACTATACCGAGGCAAAGAAGAGCTTGGAAAAGTCGATACAGATCAAGCCAGACTTTTATGAGTGCTTACTTGAGCTAGGTGAATTAAAAGAGAAACAAGGGCATTTTGCAGCTGCTAGAGAGTTATACCTGAGAGCATTAAGGCAGAATGATCTTGATCCTGAATTGCATAAGAGACTTGGATTTATCTATAAAGAAATTGGACAAGGTCAAATGGCCATCGAACAATTTAAAACTTATTTAAATTTAAACCCTGCAGCACAAGATCGAGCAAAAATTAACAGAATTATTCTTCAATTGCAGTAATTCGCTTGACAACTTTTTGTAATAGTTTTATTAATTTAGGACTTGCTTTTTTTAGCAGCTCTTTTAAAATGTTTTTACGTCATTTATATGCGGAGGATTGGCTGAGTGGTCGAAAGCGGCGGTTTTGAAAACCGTTGACTCGCAAGGGTCCGCAGGTTCGAATCCTGTGTCCTCCGCCATTTTTTTTTCATATAATTATACAAGTTGTTGGAGACGTGGCCGAGTGGTCGAAGGCAGCACCTTGCTAAGGTGTCGTACGGGCAACTGTACCGAGAGTTCGAATCTCTCCGTCTCCGCCATCTATAAAAAAGCTAGGTTCTGCCTAGCTTTTTTTTTGTTCTAGTCTCAACCTCACATTCATAGACTTTCATTCTAAACACCATTAAAATTACGCATGATACAAATTTTATATGGATTTTAAATGAAAAAGATTCTCATCCTAATGCTTTTGGCATTCTCTAGTTCTGCACAATTATTTTACTCGTTCCCTACGAATTCACAGAGCTCACCTTCAATAAAATGGAAAAAAATTGAAGATGCGCATTTTAAAATTATATATCCAGACTATATTGAAGCAGATGCTGATTATGTTTATTCACTACTCGATCATTATCGATTGATTGAAGGTGAGTCATATGGAATTACGCCTCCATCGATGCAATTTATTATACGTCCCGAAATGTCACAGCCGAATGGATTTGTAACTAGAGGACCATTTAGATCAGAGTTCTTTGCTTCTTCAAGCTTCAATCCTTTTATCGGTGGGCTTGATTGGTATCATGCTTTAGCTGTACATGAATATAGGCATATTGTTCAATATCAGGCATTAGATTCTGGTGGTTTTAAATTTTTCAAAATGTTATTCGGTGATAATGGTCTAAGTCTTTTAACTTTTTGGACAACATCAGCTTGGTTCTTTGAAGGTGATGCCGTTTGGACTGAAACTAAATATACAGACGCAGGACGAGGGCGATCTCCTCGCTTTATGGCGTATGCCAGAGCATTAGTAGAGGCCGGAAAATTTCCTACATTAGATCAGTTATTAGCAGGCAGTTATACACAACCATATCCAAATCACTATGTGTGGGGGTATCTGTTGATAACGAGAGCAAGAAAAATCTATGGTGATGAAATTTGGCAAATGATTATCCCAAAGATCACACGAAGAGGTTATAACCCTTTTGCCATTTATACCGCCTTCGAAGTTGTAACAAAGAAAAACTTTAATGAATTTTATGAGGAAACTATAGCAGAACTCGTCAAAAAATGGCCTCCTAAGAAAGTTACTGAAAAAGAGTATGAAATAGATTCTTATCCGATCCCAACTAAAGATGGATTATATTATTTAAAATCGACGATGAATGATCTGAGAGCTCTTTATTTAAATAAGTCTGGAAAACCAGAAAAAATAAAAGAAATCAATATAGAAACAGGTCTATCAAAAATCGATTATAACGAAAATAGGATTGTTTATACGAGAAACCAGCCAGATAGTCGTTATGCGTTTAAAGGCTTCTCAGACGTTTATATATATAACATCAAAGAAGATCGAAATACACGAATAACAAATGGAAAGAGGTTATATCACCCAAGCTTTGGATTAGATGGCAAAACGTTTATGGCCATTGAATTTACAAGCGATAATAAATGGATACTAGCAAGATACAATTTAAATGGAGATTACTTAGGGGAAATTTCTCACCAAGGTAGAATTTATGAGGCCATTTATTTTAATGACCAAATTACATATATTAGCGCGGATAAAGAAGGCTATCGCTCAATTTACATTGGGGATAAAAGGATCATTTCCAGAACAAGAAATAATATATTTAACTTAAGCACAGATGGAAACGATCTTATATTTGAATGTGATCTTAATGGGCGTGTGAATATTGTTAGATATGATATAAAAACTGGCGAATTCTATTCTTTGACAGGTCTGGATGAAGATGCTTTCGAGGGGCGAGTTTTTAATGGGAATTTGTTTTACGTAAAACAAACAGCTTTTGGAAAAAAAGTTGCAAAAAAAACAGCTCTTGGTATCAAAATATCAAAAAACAAATTAGAAACTGATTATCTCTCTAAAGATGATTACTCTGATAATTATTTACAATCTAAACCAGTAGTTCAGAAGATTGCACAGAAGCAAAATATAGAACACAAAGATTACGGAAGAATGGAAGATTTTTTGAGACCTCATTCGTGGTCATTCTTTGGGGGGCGAGGGTTAATGCTGACGGGGATATTCAAAAATTACTTAGGTGATAATACTGCAGATCTTTCCATTGGTCGAAACTCTGAGAATGGTAAGCCAATCTTTGGAGGAAATTATTTCTTTATGAAATATTATCCAATTTTTGGAATCGGTGGACTTTATGAGGATAGAGAAGAAGATTTTCAAGGCGCAAAGAATAAGTGGGCGGAAACATCTATTGTTCCAAGTATTACTCTTCCATATGTCGACAGATTTGGGTTTTACAATTTAAAATTGCTCGTAACCGGAGTTGCAAGAGCAATAAAAGTTACTAATGACCTTAATACTGCAGATTACGAATTACAGAATGATAGAGTTCTTGAGAAGGTAGGACAATTCTCTTTTAGTTTAACAAAAGACAAAACTTGGCGAAGAATTTTTCCAGTGTGGGGAATTGATTCATATATTAAATATGTTGATGCTGATTTGAAGAGAGGTCGCGATAGTAGATTAGTAGATATACAAGCAGATATTTATATACCAGGCATATTTACAAATGCAGGGCTTAAGATGTCTTATAAAAGAATTAAGCAGGAAGATTCAGCTAGTGCTTATCGAATTAGCCTTAGTCAGTCATTGACGGCAGATTATAAATATTCTCGTGGATTTAATTATTTTTTCTTTCCAAATTTTGAAATTTATAGATTTGACTATAGCTTCCCTGTTGTTAATACTGAGCTTCGTTTGTTGGGAGATTGGTTATACCTAAATAGAATCACTGCTAATTTTTTCTATGATAAAACTAAATTCTTTTCAAAGAATTATTTTGTACCAGATAACAAAGAAAGTAATGGTCTTGAAATCGGACTTGAAACAAATATTATGAGAAAATTACCTCTTAAGTTGATGATGAGTTATATTCATCCACAGGGTTCTGATAAAAGATTATATGAGTTTTCAGTAGGATCATATGGAGAATTTTAAAAATAATAAAAACATCTTTTGGACTGCCGTCATTATTATCGTGACGGCATTTTTTAGTTCAGGATTTCTTCATCCAGATGAGCACTATCAAATTTTAGAATTGTTACAGCTAAAAATATCGAGTTGGCCTAGGCCTGATCTACTTAATTGGGACTTTCACGAAAAAATTAGACCCTGGTTTCAAACCTATGTTTATTATCTTCTAACGAAGATCTTATTCTTAGATGATCCGTATATCATCGCTTTTATCATTCGTGTGTTTAATGGTGTATTGGGTATAGTATCAGTGCGTCTTCTTTTAAATGAGTTCGATTCAAAGAATAAGAATAGTTTACTTATTTACTTTCTACTCTGGTTTGTTCCGTTCTTATTTGTCAGAACTAATTCGGAATCATTATCAACAAGTTTGTTTTTGTTTGGAGCATACTTTCATCATAGAGGTAACAAGGTTTCAAATAAGATGATTTCTGGAATACTTTTTGGGGCGAGTTTTTTAGCGAGATATCAAATGGGTGTTCCTGTTTTCTTTGTTAATATTTGGGAGTTATTTAAAAAGAAAAATTATAAAGAATTTATTGTTCATTCAATCTTCATTGGTATCGCTATAATAATCGGTATTATTGTTGATTATTGGGGATATGGTACATTCAATCTCTCTTTTTGGAATTACTTTAGAGAAAACATTCTTCATTCGAGAGCTTCAGGTTTTGGAACGTCGCCATTTTATTATTATTTCTTTATGCCGATATTTAAAGGAGGAGTACTTATTCCTCTCGTTATTTGTTATGGGATTTATCGCTATCATCGCGAGCATAAACTCAATTTCTGGGTGATTGCCTTTTGGTCATTCTTTATTATCCATAGTCTGATACCACATAAAGAAGTAAGATTTATTACATTTAATTTTCTTATTGGTTCTTTGATGGCATTGCCATACATATCAGAACTTCTTAGGGGAAAATATTCAAAAATATTCAAGTCGCTAATTGTATTAAATTTTCTGATTATGATTAGAACTTCACTATTCCCAGCGAATTCGTATATGAACCTATATAAATATATGTACGATAATAAAATTGATCGCATTGGTGTTTACACAGATCAGGCAGATAGGCATTTTGGATTTTCCATGCCATTTTATCAGAGAGATTTAATTAAAACATTTGGTGTGGTAGATGCAAAAAAACTGAATGCAGGATTTTATCTATCCACAAAGTATAAAGAGTATGATGATTTTGCTTCTAACGCCAATTGTGTTCCCAAGTTTAAATCATATCCAAATTGGATAACTTTTTTTAACATAGGCAATTGGCTTTCTAGGTCATCCTACTTTGTTGTTTGGAAATGTGACTAGAGAAGATCTTGAACAATTTCCTGTGGTATTGCTTTTGAGCAATCGTTTTTATCTACTATGGCTTGCTTGTGATTCTCATCCTTGCAAGTCCCATAATTCTTCCCAGGTATAAAGTCACAGTAAGAACCGGCATAGATTGTAAAGCAACGCTCTTCACATTGATTCTTTCCAGTTGATACTAGATAACATGCTGTAGTTTCATCTGTTAAAGATTGACACTGGCCATGTGAAAGACAAAATCCTCCTGCGAAGATGTTGCTGGTAAAGAAGAGTGTTAATCCCAAAGTTAAGTTACGTAGCATAATTAAGAACTCCTAATAATGTGTATACTTGTCTTATCGGCAGAAATTACCCAACTTTAATTTGGAATAACTGTGCAAAATACTTTCGTCGGATAAAGAAAAAAATACCGTGACCACTATTGGGTTGTAATCATTTAAAATAAATATAAATTAATTAAGCAAAATAACGGGAACAAATTGAACTTCTTTAAAGATAGCTCACTTTCATTCAAAACACTCTTGATTACTTGGACGATTACAAGTGTGTTTACAATTATATTTACTGCTCTTCAAATCTACTATGAATATCGTGGTGAGAGGAAAGAGCTCTTTAATACATACACTATTATTAATGACCTCTATGTTGCACCGATTTCAGAAAGTTTGTGGATTATGAATAAGAGCATAATTAAAACACAGGCAAACAGTTTATTAGGTTACCCATTTGTTTCGTATGTAAAAATCTATGATGATTCTTCGACTTATTTCGAGGGAGGGTCAATCATAAATTCTGAAGTTAAGGCATTTAATCTAAAATACTCTAATGAAAAAATTGGTATTTTAGAAATAGCCCTTGATGATACAGGTTTAAATCAAAAATTCTTAAAACGCGTAATGGTGACGGTAATTATTCAAGGAATAAAAGCTCTTGTCGTTTGTATTCTTCTCTTCTTTACTTATGAATTGCTTATCACAAGAAGTTTACGTCGTGTTAGTCGCTATCTAATTTCTAATCCTGAAGCAACGATGAGAGGAGAAAAAATTCCATTTGATTTTGATAGAGAAGACGAGATTGGAGTCCTTGTTCGAAACCTTAACAGCTTCATTGAATACATCCATGGATTGAATAAGAACTTGAAAGAGTTAAATGATAGTCTCGAAAAGAAAGTTGACGAGAGAACTTATGAACTTAAAGAGAAAAATAGACAATTGCTTTCTGCCATTGATGATCTTGAAAGAGCACATAGCCAGATTGCAATGAGTGAGAGAATGGCCTCTCTCGGTAAAATGACAGCAGGTATAGCTCATGAGATTAAGAATCCTGTTTACATTATTGTAAACTCAGTGTCGTTAGTGCGTGAGTTATTAGACGATATGCTCGCAGAAGTTCCTGAAGACGTTAAAGCAAAAATGGATTTAACAATTGTTGATGATATCAAAGATTTATGTAGCCGCTCAGAGGTATCATGCGAGCGTGTTGGAAATATTATTAATTCAATGCTTTCTTTAAGTCGTACAAATGAAGATGAGAAACTTGCTGTTAATCTTGGTGTTCTTGTTGAAAAGGCGGTTCAGTTTGCTTACGATGCGACAATGGCCAAGAACATATTTCAATGTGAGCTCGAGCTTGATCTTCCAAGAAAATTTGATGGAGTGAGCGTTTATAAAACAGAACTTACCCGTGCATTAATTAACATATTCGATAACTCATTTTATTCGATGTTTAAGAAGTATAGCGAAAATAAGAAATCAACTTCTGTATTAACGGTTAAGTTATCAAGTGATGATAAGCAGTATGTGATTCAGATTAATGATACTGGACTTGGTATCCCTGATGAAGTTCTTAAAAATATGTTTTATCCATTTTTTACAACGAAACCTGCAGGAGAGGGAACCGGCTTGGGGATGTCGATTTCTTTTGATATAATTAAAAAGCATGGTGGTGACATCAAGGTTGAATCTGAAGTCGGTACAGGAGCACGTTTTATTATTACGCTGCCGAAAGGAGGAGTTGCCTAGTGAGTGTTGATATAGTTTTTATTGATGATGAGGAAGATATTCTTAATCTGGTAAGGTTAAGGTTTAGAAAACTTTCGAAAGTTGAAGGAGTTAATATTCATTTATTCTCAAATTCTCCAGATTTCGAAGACTACATAAAAACCACGAATGCTGAAATAGTGTCTGTTATTACAGATATTAACATGCCAAATAATAAGGTTTTGAAAACACTTGAGGGAGAGCGTTCAAGATTTAGGTTTTCATTAACATATCTGTGTTCAGCATATGACCAAAGTGATTATCAAGAAATGATAAGTGCGCATAGCATAATTCATTTTTTTAAAAAACCTCTTAATATTGAGAGTATTCGTGATAAGATTTTAGGGGACTTAGCCGAAAGGGGTGTTAAAATTTAATTGACATTGTGCCCTAGAGACAATATAAATTCAATTCAATGCACTCGTAGCTCAGCTGGATAGAGTATTTGACTACGAATCAAAAGGTCGCAGGTTCGACTCCTGCCGAGTGCGCCATTCACCTTGGACATCCAAGGTTTTTTTATATCTACTTTTCAAGGTCAGCCCATGGAAACAATAGACTTAAGATTTAAAGGTTACGCTTCATTAGTAGGTGAGGATAAATTCGCTCGCGTTGCTAATTCTAAAATTTTAATCATTGGCCTTGGTGGTGTTGGAACTTGGACAGTTGAATCTTTGGCCCGCAGTGGGGTCGGTACAATTGCTCTTGTTGATCTTGATGATATCTGTGTTTCAAATACTAACCGTCAAGTTCATGCACATGAAGGTAATTACGGAAAATTTAAAATCGATGCACTTGAAGAGAGAATTAAGTTAATTAATCCTGACTGTAAAGTTATCAAGCATCATTGCTTCTTCAATAAGAAGAATGTTGATGAAATTTTTTCTAATCCATATGATGTCGTCATCGATGCCATGGATAGTGTTGGTGAAAAATCACTTTTAATCAATACTTGTTATACAAAAAATATTCCAGTTATTTGCGCTGGTGGTGCCGGTGGTAAAGTTGATCCACGTGCTATCGAAATTCAAGAGCTAGGGAAGACTAAGAATGATATGCTTCTTAAAAATGTAAGAAAGAAGCTTAGAAAAGATTATCGTTTTCCTATTGGGCGCGCTAGGGCTAAGGTTCAGTGTGTTTATAGTCATGAGCTTGGAAAACAATTTGAAGTATGTGAGATTGAAAAGTCGACTGTTAAGCTCGACTGTGAAGGCGGACTTGGTTCAGCAGCTCATATTACAGGTATTTTTGGACTTATGCTTAGCAGTCTCGCTCTTGAGATTTGTTTAAAAGACAAAGATGAGAACGAAGAAGATTAGTCAAAAATTTCCACTTCGCCCAAAGACATTTAAGAGTGTAAAATAGTCTTATGTTTATAGGCGTATCAAAAATTAAATTTAAAGATGAATTCGATCGCGTGAAGATATTTTTCATTCTTCATTCTTTTCTATTTATATTAGCAAAAATTCTAGAACTCTTTACTCATGAGTTTAGTTTTATATCATTTATTGGATTTGTAGCTTGGCTTGTTTACTATAGATTTTTCTATCGTATGCTTAAATTTTTACATTACTCATTTTGGACTATGCTCTTTATTTCATTGGCCGTCATATTTTCCGATATGTTTACGTCTTTGATAACATATGAAGATATATCTTTATTCTATTTATACTTACTCTCATTTGTCGCAATTATTTTGTCTGCGTACTTTGTCCATTCTCCAATTTTTTATCCAATTGTAAGTTGGTGGGAATATGATTTTAGATATCGTAATGATCTTGAAGCAAGAGTAGTTATTGGAGAAGAGGAATTTACTGCAAGATTAGTTGACCTTCGTCGCAGCGCCGGCGGCCTATCACTTTTTAAAGATTTAGACATCGGCACAAAGATTGTCATCAAGCTTGAAGACAATCAATTTAGCGAATCACTTCATGGGGAGATCGTTTCTAAGCGCCGTCATACTCTGGGGCGTCCATTTACATATGGGATTAAGTTTCGCTTTGAAGAAGAAGATGATAGAAAGAATTTTATTAAGTTACAAAAGTTTTGGACTTTTGAACGGAAGTCGAAGCAAAAAGAAAAGTTTTCTCTATGATCGAATTAAAGAATGATATTTGGAATATGAGGATTGCCCTTGAAGAAGCTGAAAAGGCTTATCGTGAGGGTGAAGTTCCTGTTGGTTGTGTAATTACAAATTCATCTGGCGAGATAGTCGCCAAAACTCATAACACTAAAGAGACAAATAAGGTTGCTACTGAGCATGCTGAAATCTTGGCTATCGTTGAGGCCAGTAAGGCACTTGGCGAATGGCGACTGACTGACCATGATGTCTATGTGACGCTTGAGCCGTGTCCTATGTGTCTTTATGCTTTGATGCAAGCTAGGGTCTCAAGAGTTATTTTTGGGGCTTATGATTCTAAGGGGGGAGCAATCTCTTTAGGGTATGAGTTTCAAAAAGATAAGAGGTTTAATCATTCTTTTGATATCATGGGTGGCGTAGAACATTTTCAGTGTTCAAAAATTCTCTCTGACTTCTTTCGCGAGAGAAGAACTCTTTATAAATCTAAATTTTAGTTGTATTATCTTGTGAATCTCATTTACGGAGAATTGGCCTAAGCTTTGCGGCGAAATACCAAAGGTGTTTCAGACGCAATGCCTGCACCCACTTTTGAAGTGAAGGTTATTCGAGAGGAAAGCGTTTATGCTTTCCGGTTCGCTAGGTGCAAAAAAGCTTTTTATTGCTCTTTGTTTTTTAGATTGCGGAGAATTGGCCGAGTGGTCGAAGGCGCACGCTTGGAAAGCGTGTATACCGAAAGGTATCGAGGGTTCGAATCCCTTGTTCTCCGCCATTCCTCTTTATTCACTAAATTCGCTTTTCAATATGTTACGGCAGCACTAACGTTTGCCTTCTCTCGCTGAAAGCTTTCGCTTTCAGTATTCTCCGCCATTTTTCTATATTTTCCATATCAACAAACATATCAAACGGTTTTTTGTAATCATAACGAACACTTGCATCTTCTATGACAGGGTTCGATAGTACCAAACTAATGAGTTCTCGCTTTTCTTCATTTTCCATGTGAGGAAAGATTTCGGCCGCACTATTGGCAATCTCCATCAACTTTACCCCTTCCATCATGTAAGCAGTATTAGAGCGTCTAAGAGCATCAATCTCTGTTGCAATCTCATCTTGCTCAGCTTTGTACTCTTGGTTTCTTCTTTGCCAATCAGAGAGTTCGATAATGCCCTCAAGTTTATCTTTGTAGAGTCTGTCGATATAAGTCTCAAGAGTCTTTTACCAGGCCGTGAGTGTTTTACCTTAGCTTCACGAAACTCTTTCTCTTCCTTGGAACTTTTTCTTTTAAAGTCGTATCGAGCTATAAAGTTAAATGCTTCTTTAAAATCGCTATTGGCCATACCTTTGTCGTATTTATCAACTAGATACTAAGTATCATAGTTAAAATCTTCATCGTTTAATGAGTTATAGCAAAAGCCAGTATAATAAGTGAAATAAATGATGAAGATAGCGTTGTCCCAGAATCTACTGTGATGCTCTTTTAACATTCTTGATAGGAGAAAGGTGTAAATCATTGCGTATTCTCTTGTGCCACCTTTTAGAAAAGGCTAGCTTGTAAGTTCTTTGAACTTCTTAAACGCTTCTTTCTTTTCTTCGCTATCTTCTATTCTTTTGAACTTTTTGGATAAATCGTTGGACCACTTTTTGAGTTCTAATATTTTATAAGAGTGAAAGTTATAAAAACAAAACTGGTATAAGTTACTTGCTCGACTAAGAATGTCATCACCATACTTTAATCTAAGTTGTTTGATTTTTGAGAGTATGACTTTAGGTTCTTTAGCAAGTTTACGAGGCATTATTATTCAACAAAAGAGTCGAGGATCTTAAATACTACATTATAACCATCACTTGCTTCAATACTAACTCTACATCGCTCACCAATGGTATGCATCGGAATGGTGTGGGAGCAATCAAATTCTGAAATAACAGGATATGGTCTTTTCCCAATAATTTCTAAAAGTAACTCATTCAAATCAAATGGTGCACCTTCGTTATTTGGCATTTCAACTTTTCCCATTACAAGACCTGTAATTTTATCGAATACCCCCATGATTTGAAGTTGTCTCAAACTTCTTTCTTCTTTTGACCAAGGGGCTGACATCTCTTCTATAAGTAGTATTTTTCCTTCTATGTCTGGAAAGTAGTCTGTTCCAGCGGAACTCATAAGTGTGTTTAGGTTTGCGACAACAATTTCACCCTCAACTTCACCAGAGTTTAAGACCTTCCAACCCTTATTTTCATTCCATTCTCTTGGGATATTCTTCCAGTCACCATTTGACCAGTCTCTAAAATGATTACTCCACCTATGAAATGGCTTAATCTCTCTCGTCTTATTATCATTTTCCATAGAGGCAGTTAGAAATGACTCTATGCTTTCTTCAATACCATTCGGGTATTCACCAAACCATGTCATAATAGCTGGGCCATATAGTGTTTTAAGCCCTGAATACTTTAAGATTGAAAGGTGAAGTGACGTTACATCACTGTAGCCACATATTACTTTTCGCTTTTCTCTAATTAAATCGAAGTCAAGGAATGGAATCATACTATTTGAGTTCATTCCACCAATCGTTGAGATTAGTGCCTTAACTTCATCGTCTCTAATAAGGTCCATAAACTCTTTAGCCCTATCTTGTGGTGAACCTGAGCGATAACCTTGAGATGCTCTATTTTCTGTTAAAAAACCTAATTTAACTTTAAACCCGAGTTTCTCTATATTTTTAATACCATTTAAAAACAGTTCTTCATTTGCACAATAAGCTGGTGATGATGGAGTGAAGATTCCTATTGTGTCACCTTTTACAAGTTTTAAAGGTTTAATCAAATCCATTATAAATTCTCCCAATAATACAAATCCTCTAATAACTCTTTACCACCAATCTCATCTATTTTTTCAGTACCTTTTAATCCTCCCATTCCTTGATAGAAGTTC from the Bacteriovorax sp. Seq25_V genome contains:
- a CDS encoding tetratricopeptide repeat protein, with the translated sequence MKKYRVKNDDGRIIGPLLLTDLVQLQEQNEISATSLFQVFPLGDWDNISNFQEIKKAFSEKKEEDSTRTITEQVEQPSRPAEDATEFREFKFDRRVNNLVDYGELERRHKVEKEKIREAEEKKEVELEKTRIVKLPDVESVEKTRIVRRDDLVMDDNEGAADEPEKSDAPVVGKKEVVQPPEEKIDVNEKTMMVSLNDLMPAVPKKDDYRDLEKELLVIEKQEKIKTRSAKQGAKKAKKTTVEPIKNKKNLSIILFVIVSLIFLLPDSNEKEETVFRPKIQFPIVAKIENTQLAKQDFEKGLKLYQKDNYKDIVAASLLFNKSLVNKFRGNEALPYLIISYSELLPAAQNQIEYGKVLNQLITIAGPAVLSDSNVALGAANYFANFNKKHTAVTILERYLRLNRPTPKVYAKYLSLLIDIGDFVKSKSAFEKLEKAPKSDVDVIEAMGKYLILNEQPEKALELYKQSHEKFKDNLRFLAIYGNVLLKLRDIETLKPLTVILLAKKGGGSPIIYAQALKFMGYIQIAQNKFKEVPKYFKASLELYDSRELKEVLATLDVGGDKIGEEIITKSKIDLLITKSKREVSLLNWEKAFQYAIQASDLSESNLDAKLYLAELQSRRGYYNSAISTLSKLREYYPLNIDVNYELLMANLRAYRVGEVKRLIQSFSTIKTFQDSFEYLAVLGHYYNLIGNDKLAFDRYQGALQKNPLRDDIYFEMAKIAFSLKKFARCKEFLGEAMKLDPFNYDYKILYSRVIFEMDDVTTAIGYLRNELEKSVDNPKLVGQIAIFYFRDQNFAEYKLYREKLERLSKSDESLYEYLVESAELEKDFKAIVENAEKLLLVAPGKIDIRMKLASAYTELGKYSDAIRILNSVEERLSAYPRVNYYKANIFLKQNDLKSAEEAAKKEIEVNSGSHLGYYILGKIYMQAKDYTEAKKSLEKSIQIKPDFYECLLELGELKEKQGHFAAARELYLRALRQNDLDPELHKRLGFIYKEIGQGQMAIEQFKTYLNLNPAAQDRAKINRIILQLQ
- a CDS encoding mannosyltransferase — its product is MENFKNNKNIFWTAVIIIVTAFFSSGFLHPDEHYQILELLQLKISSWPRPDLLNWDFHEKIRPWFQTYVYYLLTKILFLDDPYIIAFIIRVFNGVLGIVSVRLLLNEFDSKNKNSLLIYFLLWFVPFLFVRTNSESLSTSLFLFGAYFHHRGNKVSNKMISGILFGASFLARYQMGVPVFFVNIWELFKKKNYKEFIVHSIFIGIAIIIGIIVDYWGYGTFNLSFWNYFRENILHSRASGFGTSPFYYYFFMPIFKGGVLIPLVICYGIYRYHREHKLNFWVIAFWSFFIIHSLIPHKEVRFITFNFLIGSLMALPYISELLRGKYSKIFKSLIVLNFLIMIRTSLFPANSYMNLYKYMYDNKIDRIGVYTDQADRHFGFSMPFYQRDLIKTFGVVDAKKLNAGFYLSTKYKEYDDFASNANCVPKFKSYPNWITFFNIGNWLSRSSYFVVWKCD
- a CDS encoding peptidase MA, whose product is MKKILILMLLAFSSSAQLFYSFPTNSQSSPSIKWKKIEDAHFKIIYPDYIEADADYVYSLLDHYRLIEGESYGITPPSMQFIIRPEMSQPNGFVTRGPFRSEFFASSSFNPFIGGLDWYHALAVHEYRHIVQYQALDSGGFKFFKMLFGDNGLSLLTFWTTSAWFFEGDAVWTETKYTDAGRGRSPRFMAYARALVEAGKFPTLDQLLAGSYTQPYPNHYVWGYLLITRARKIYGDEIWQMIIPKITRRGYNPFAIYTAFEVVTKKNFNEFYEETIAELVKKWPPKKVTEKEYEIDSYPIPTKDGLYYLKSTMNDLRALYLNKSGKPEKIKEINIETGLSKIDYNENRIVYTRNQPDSRYAFKGFSDVYIYNIKEDRNTRITNGKRLYHPSFGLDGKTFMAIEFTSDNKWILARYNLNGDYLGEISHQGRIYEAIYFNDQITYISADKEGYRSIYIGDKRIISRTRNNIFNLSTDGNDLIFECDLNGRVNIVRYDIKTGEFYSLTGLDEDAFEGRVFNGNLFYVKQTAFGKKVAKKTALGIKISKNKLETDYLSKDDYSDNYLQSKPVVQKIAQKQNIEHKDYGRMEDFLRPHSWSFFGGRGLMLTGIFKNYLGDNTADLSIGRNSENGKPIFGGNYFFMKYYPIFGIGGLYEDREEDFQGAKNKWAETSIVPSITLPYVDRFGFYNLKLLVTGVARAIKVTNDLNTADYELQNDRVLEKVGQFSFSLTKDKTWRRIFPVWGIDSYIKYVDADLKRGRDSRLVDIQADIYIPGIFTNAGLKMSYKRIKQEDSASAYRISLSQSLTADYKYSRGFNYFFFPNFEIYRFDYSFPVVNTELRLLGDWLYLNRITANFFYDKTKFFSKNYFVPDNKESNGLEIGLETNIMRKLPLKLMMSYIHPQGSDKRLYEFSVGSYGEF